DNA from Pelobacter propionicus DSM 2379:
ATCCGTTCCCTGGCCTGGGAGATGGTCAGCCCCTGCATCAGTTCGTTCAGGTAGTTGCCCATTTTTACCAGGTCGTCCGGAGAAATTTCCTCATCCGTTTCCACCAGCCTGTTTTGCACCGATCCGTTCCTGGAGACAAGGATGGCCAGCACCCGGCGGGGTCCCAGGTGGATGAATTCGATGTAGCGGAACACGTCGGAGGTTATGCTGGGGGCCACCACGATGCCCATGTAGTTGGACAGGGACGAGAGGGCGCGGCTGGTTTCCTTAAGGATCTCGGTCAGTCCCGCGCCGGACCGGCGACAGCTGTGGATGATCTGTTTCTTCTCTTCGCGGGTCACCTTGCGCAACGCCACCAGTGAATCTACGTAGAAACGGTAGGCCTTTTCGGTGGGGATTCTTCCCGCGGAGGTGTGGGGCGAGGTCAACAGCCCGAGTTCCTCCAGATTGGCCATGACGTTGCGGACCGTTGCCGGTGAGAGCGTCATGGCGTGTCGGCGGGCCACGGCGCTGCTGCCCACCGGTTCGGCTGTCGCGATATAGTCTTCGACGATGGCCTCGAGTATCTGTCTGCTTCTTGGTGAGAGCTTCACATCCATTCCATGACCTCAAAAAAATAGCACTCATGACTGGAGAGTGCTAATTTCCTTCTGAATTTAATCAGTGACCTATGATTTGTCAAGGGGATTTGCCGGTCTGATCCGTTATCGGAAACCTGTCCGCCTGTTTCGCATGCCCTGCCCGGAATGTCGGGTCGAATGGAGAAGCGTCACCGTGTGTTGCCTCTCCAATGTATGTGATTTCGATCACGAACACCCGATTCTTTTTTTCACATGTGGCTTTCCAAGGGATTGTAATGTTTTGATTTTATGCTACTGTAGGACGCTGTGGGGTGGTGTGCGCAACGGTTGGACCGTTTCACCCCCGGCATGGGCGGTAGGGTCCGGAGGTGATCGGCTGAAAACGGCGGAGAAGCCCGCGACGCCTCCCAGCCACTAGTTGCAGAGGAGAAACGGCAATGTCTGTCCCCCCCCCCGACTGTCCCCAGGACGTCCCGCAGGGCCGGGAAGCGAGCAACGGCAAAAGCGTTAACAGGCGGCAGTTGGTCAACAAGCTGAATTTTATTAATTTTCAGGATGAAACCATCATCGCCCATTTCAGACACGCGAAGTATGACAGCAGCCTCGGCCTGAAGATCAAGCCGCTTCCCTGCGCCGGGGAGCAGCTCGACTGCTGCTGGGTGGATACAGCAGCGCTTCCCCAGGTCATGAGGAATTACCAGTTCGACCACCTGCTGATTCCCGACGGGAAAAAACCGCTCCTGGCGCGGCCCAAACTGATCAACAGCAGCGCGGAGGGGATCAGTTTTCTGCTTCCGCTTACCTGCCGCGAGTTCAAGTTGAGAAAGATAAAGCGCCATCCCGTCGCGGGGATCAGGGCCCAGTTCACCCAGAACAGTGCGCCCTTCCACGGCGTTTTGATGGATTTCACGCCGGTCGCCCTGCGGGTGGAGGGGGACCAGGATGCACCCCAGACATTCAGCTGGATCAACCCCGATATCCCCGTTGACCTGCACCTCTATGACGGGGATCAACTGATCTATTCCGGTGAGTGCAGCATCATCCGCTCCAGCACCAGGCAGTCAACGCGAACCTTTGTGCTCAGCCCGGTCAACAGCTCCATCCGCAGGTTTCCGCCGAAACAGTACCGTACCCGGCGACACCAGTTGGTGCCCGCGCCCAACGTCGTATTCAGGCACCCTTTAATCGCATCGACGATCAACCTGAAGGCGGTTGACCTGTCCGGTGCCGGTGTGGCGGTGATGGAGAACGAAGAGGATTCGGTGCTGATGCCGGGCATGATCATACCGGAACTTGAGCTGGCCCTTGCCCACGGCTTCAGTATTGCCTGCAAGGCCCAGGTGCTCTCCCGCAATGTCATCGACAAGGGGGATGGGGAGAGGGATGTCAGGTGCGGCCTGACGATCCTGGACATGGATATCCACCAACATGTGCGGCTCCTGTCCCTTCTGCACCAGGCCGGCAACAGTCACTCCTATGTCTGCAACAACGTGGATATGGACGCCCTGTGGGACTTCTTCTTCGAAACCGGATTCATCTATCCGGAAAAGTATGCCTTCTTTCAGGCCCGCAAGGAGGAGATCAAGAAGACCTATATCAGGTTGTACGAAGAGACGCCCCACATCGCGCGGCACTTCATCTACCAGGACCGGGGGGCGATCCTGGGGCACATGGCTATGGTGCGCTTCTATGAGAACTCCTGGCTGATCCACCACCATGCCGCGCGCAAGACCGTTTCGCTGAAGGCCGGGCTGACGGTGCTCAATCAGATCACCCAGTACGTGAATGAGCTGCATAACCTCTATTTTGCCCATCTGCACTATGTCTACTGCTATTTCAGGCCGGCCAACAAGTTCCCCAACCGGGTGTTCGGAGGCTTTGCACGCCAACTCGCCAATCCCCGGGGCTGTTCGCTGGACGAGTTCGCCTATGCCCATTACCTGAAGAAGGAGGGCGAGGAGCGCCGCGGGATGCCTGGCGGCTGGGAACTGGTCGAGACCAATGGCGCCTCCGACTTGACCGAGCTGGGAAACTTCTATGGCTATGTGTCCGGCGGTCTGATGATCGATGCCTTTGACCTGCGACCCGAAACGTCCTGCCTCGATGACCTGGAAGAAGAGTACCGGCGTCTGGGGTTCGTCAAGAAGCGGCGCTTCTACTCGCTGTTTCACGAAGGAACCTTGAAGGCCCTGGCGATTACCACGATCACCGATGCCGGTTTCAATATGGCTAATCTCACCAACTGCGCTACGCTGATGGTGTTGGATGAAACCATCCCCCGCCAGGTAGTGGATATATCCCTTGAAAAACTGTCGAGCCAGTATGAGGGCGAGGAGATGCCGGTGCTGATCTATCCCCGCGCCTATGTCGAACAGCAGTCCATACCCTATGAAAAGATGTACATGCTCTGGATTCTGAACCTGCGCTACCTGGACGACTTCTTCAAATATTGCGACGACCTGTTCGGGGGGGACGAGAAAGGTGCCCGTACTGGCGACACGCGGTGATGCCATGGATCCTGCCGATCTGTCACAAAGCCAGCTCTACAACAGCCGGATAATCGACTCCTACCTACGTCTGATCCGCTTCCGCTACGGCTACGTTAACGTGGGTGAACTGCTCGAGTATGCGGGAATGAAGGAGTATGAGGTTGCCGACCAGGGGCACTGGTTCAACCAGGAGCAGGTGGACCGTTTTTACGAGAAGCTGGTCCAGATGACCGGGAATCCGGGCATCGCCCGCGAGGCCGGCCGTTATGCGGCATCCCCCGATGCCCTGGGCGCCATGAGAAAGTATGTCCTCGGTCTGGTGGGCGCGGCCCACACCTTCGAGCTGATCGACAAGACCGCCGCCAACTTTGCCAGATCATCCCACTACAAATCGCGCAGGATCGCCGCCAACAGGGTCGAGGTGGTGGTGAGCCCTGTCGTGGAAGGGTTGGAAAAACCGTTCCAGTGCGAGAACAGGATCGGTTTTTTCGAGACCATTGTGCTGATGTTCAACTACAAGAACCCCGTTATCCGTCATCCGGAGTGCGCCTTCAAGGGGGGGCGGGTCTGCCGCTATATCATCTCCTGGGAGAGAACCCTTGCCGACGTATTCAAGAAGGTAAGAAACATCGTGGCCCTGTTGCTGGCCCTCTGCAATCTGGGTTTGCTGCTGACGGGGCAGGTGGCACTCCTGAAGAACAGCCTGCCGCTTTCGCTGTTGCTGCTGCTGGTCGTGGTTATTGCCGCCGCGGAAAGCGAGAAGCGGGAGCTCGTCGCGAGCCTCAACAACACCAGGGATTCCAGTGAAAACCTGCTGGAACAGATCAATATCAATTACAGCAACGCCCTGATGACCAACGAGGTGGGGCAGGCGCTGAGCATGTACATGACGACCGGTGAGGTGCTCGCCAGTGTTGCCCGGATCATGGAGAATCGGCTCAACTACGACCGGGGTGTCATTCTCCTGGCCAATGCGGAAAAAACCAGGCTGGAGATACATGCCGGCTACGGCTACTCTTCCGACCAGTTGCTCGTTTTCGACAATCTCTCCTTCAGTCTGGACAATCCCGAATCCACGGGGATTTTTTTCAGTTGTTTCCGGGAGCGGCGGCCGCTGCTGGTCAATGATCTGAAGGACGTGGAGGGAAGTCTCTCCCCCCGCAGCCTGAACATTGTCCGGCAGATCGGCACACGCTCGTTCATCTGCTGTCCCATTGTCTGCGAGGGGGACACCATCGGCGTACTGGCCGTGGACAACGTGAATACCAAGAAACCGCTGGTCCAGAGCGACATCAGCCTGCTGATGGGGATCTCGTCGGTTATCGCCATCAGTATCCGCAACAGCGAACTGATCGAGGCCCGTTTGCGCCAGTTCCATTCTGTTCTGCACGTGCTGGCGGCCAGCATCGATGCCCGCGACTCACTCACCGCCGGTCATTCGGAAAAGGTCACTGAATACGCCCTGGACATCTGCCGGGAGCTGGAACTGCCCTCTGATTTCTGCGAGGTGATCCGGGTTGCCGCGCTGCTCCATGACTACGGCAAGATCGGCGTTCCGGACACGATACTGAAGAAGCCGGACCGGCTGACCGACGAAGAGTACGAGATCGTCAAGACCCATGTGAACAAGACGACCGAGATTCTCTCCCAGGTTAGTTTCGAGGGGATCTACCGCGAGGTGCCGGATATCGTCGCGGCGCACCACGAAAAACTGGACGGCAGCGGTTATCCGCTGGGACTTAAGGGGGAGGCCATTCCCCTGGGCTCCAGGATCATTTCGGTTGCGGACTACTTCGAAGCCATCACTTCCAAGCGCCATTACCGCGACCCCATGCCGGCGCAGGAGGCCTTCGACATCCTGCGCAAGGAGAGTGTTAACCACCTGGATAGACGCCTGGTGGAGGCCTTTATCTCCACCTATGAGAAAAACGCTTCCCGGGAAGCGGGCGAAGGCAGGTTGCCCGAAGAGCGGGACCTCGGGCACTAGCCTGCCTCACACCCCTCAGGAAAGCGGCTTGCAGCCCCGGCAGGCGATCAGCGGGGTGTAGGTGAAGCGCCGCGGGTCGGCGAAAAAGACCTTGAATTCCTCCAGAAACTCCTCGAATCCCCCCTCGTACTCGGCGAACGGGTAGCCTGAATTCCGGGCCGCCACCTCCAGCTTCTTTGTCCAGTTGTAGCCGTCCATGTCCGTCAGGGGGCCGTAGATCAGATGGTGGTGGTCCATGTGGACGCTGATGTCCGTGAACTGCATGTCGTAGAGGAACGAATAAAGTTTCCGGCCGATATGGGGGTCGAAGTCGTGCCTGGTCTCCAGTTCGGCCATAACCCCCTGGATGGCGTCTTCCAGGCGAGGTGAGAGGCCGTAGTGGTTCAGGCAGTTGTGATCAAGGTCGATCAGGCAGAGTATGCCTCCCGGATTGAGCAGTTCCGACAGGTTGCGAACAATCTCGACGCTTTTGGCGCGGTGGTACTCCAGCACAAAGCGCACCCAGATGAAGTCGAATCCACCCAGCCCGTCCAGGGGGTGGTAAAAATCACGCTGTACGAAGCTTAAGCCCTCTGTGCCGTAATGCTCGGTTGCATGCCTGATTCTGGACTCCGAGGCGTCTATGCCGACAGCCTCGCCCCCGGGCTGGATCAGGCTGTGCAGAAAAGCGGTGGTCTTGCCCGAGCCGCAACCCACGTCGGCCACCCGCATGCCGGGACGTATGCCGGCCCAGCCTGCCTGTCTGGCAATCGCCTCGCCACCGGTCTTGATGTCGAGGCGGAGCGCCTCGTCCTGGTGCTCCATGATATAGCCTGTCGTACCCATGTTCCCCCCCTTTGGAAAAATCAGACCCGCCCCTTGGGTTCCGCAGCCGCGGGTCGGAAGAAATCGTTGCGTTTGTCGCCGATACAACGTACTACAACATTTGTCGTCGATGGGGCTGCCGGGCCTGAGGTTCGCATCTCCTGGATGCGTGGTCAGGGCTGGCGAATTGCCGGATTCAGCTCGATTCGCCATTGAGGTCTCACGGCTTCTGGTATATCAGACCGCTTGCCGTTGCAAAAGCAATAAATTGAATAATACTGGACGGTATGCTCGGGGGAGATCTCTTTGCCTTCCCGGCGGTCAAGGTACGGAGGGGACAATGGACAGCATGGGAAGGCGTGTGGTTGTGGCGGCGCTGCTCTGCGCGGCAACCGTTACAGGAGGCGTACATCCGGCCCTGGGGTCGGGATTCGGCATCTTCACCCAGGGCGCATCGGCCCTTGGTCAGGCCGATGCGGTTGTCGCCCACGGGGATGGGCCTTCGGCGCTCTTTTTTAATCCGGCCCAGATCAACGGCTTAGCCGGGACCCAGCTTGAGTTCGGTACCACCCTGATCTTCCCCCACCGGGAGTATAAAGACTCCAGCGGCGATGTTTCGCACACCAAGGATTCGGTCTTCTACCCCAGCAGTTTCTATCTGACCCATGCATTCAACGACAGCATCAGCGCCGGCCTGGCCGTCTTCAACCCCTTCGGGCTGGGAACCGACTGGGGCGGGGACTGGCCGGGGCGCTACATCGCCACCACGTCCAAGATAACCACCTACAACATCAACCCGGTGGTCTCCTGGCGCATCGCTCCCTTTCTCTCCATCGCCGCCGGTCTGGATATCGTGCAGCTGGATGCGACGTTTAAGAACAAGATCTTTACTCCTTCCGGCGATGTGAAGCAGAAATTCACCGGCGACGGCACGGGCCTGGGCTACAACCTGGGGCTGTTCATCGATGCCGGAAAGGGGATCACTATAGGCGCCTCCTACCGCAGCGAGGTGAAGATCGATATCGACGGAAAAGACGAGTTCAGCCCAGCGGTCTATCCTGATATGGACGGAAAAACCTCTCTGAAATTGCCCCAGCAGGTTTTAGCCGGTGTGGCCTGGCAGGCCAGCGACCGGTTGGTAGTGGAGACCGGCATGCGCTGGGAGGACTGGAGATCCTTCAAGCAACTGCGCATCAGCTTGGACCAACCGGGGGGGGGCTCCACCGTCGCAACCTATCCCCGCAATTGGCACTCCACCTTTGCCGTGAACGCCGGTGGGAAATACCGGTTTAACGATAGCCTGTCAATCATGGCCGGCTACCTGTACGGCTGGAACCCGGTGCCGGACAGCACCTTTGAGCCGGCCATCCCCGACTCCGACAGCCATCTCTTCTGTCTGGGTGGGGAGCTGCGCCGGGGGAGCATGACCCTCAGTCTGGGGTACGGCTACCAGCTCCAGAAGGGGCGCAGTAAGTCCACCAACCAGTACGGCTCTGTCGCCAACGGCGACTATGACTCCGACCTGCATCTCCTGGCCCTCAGCCTGGGGTACCGCTTCTGAATTTCTCCGACCGGGGAGGCCATGGATTGCGGAAGATCGGGACAGGGGCGCACAGGCGCGGCAAATGGCTTGCCTCAGCCGTAAGAATAGGTTTATAGTTCGCATTTACGTTGTATCCCACCACAGTGAAAAAGGAATACCCATACCCGTGTCCTGGCGCTCCATTGGCATATTCGATTCAGGGGTCG
Protein-coding regions in this window:
- a CDS encoding HD domain-containing phosphohydrolase, which encodes MDPADLSQSQLYNSRIIDSYLRLIRFRYGYVNVGELLEYAGMKEYEVADQGHWFNQEQVDRFYEKLVQMTGNPGIAREAGRYAASPDALGAMRKYVLGLVGAAHTFELIDKTAANFARSSHYKSRRIAANRVEVVVSPVVEGLEKPFQCENRIGFFETIVLMFNYKNPVIRHPECAFKGGRVCRYIISWERTLADVFKKVRNIVALLLALCNLGLLLTGQVALLKNSLPLSLLLLLVVVIAAAESEKRELVASLNNTRDSSENLLEQININYSNALMTNEVGQALSMYMTTGEVLASVARIMENRLNYDRGVILLANAEKTRLEIHAGYGYSSDQLLVFDNLSFSLDNPESTGIFFSCFRERRPLLVNDLKDVEGSLSPRSLNIVRQIGTRSFICCPIVCEGDTIGVLAVDNVNTKKPLVQSDISLLMGISSVIAISIRNSELIEARLRQFHSVLHVLAASIDARDSLTAGHSEKVTEYALDICRELELPSDFCEVIRVAALLHDYGKIGVPDTILKKPDRLTDEEYEIVKTHVNKTTEILSQVSFEGIYREVPDIVAAHHEKLDGSGYPLGLKGEAIPLGSRIISVADYFEAITSKRHYRDPMPAQEAFDILRKESVNHLDRRLVEAFISTYEKNASREAGEGRLPEERDLGH
- a CDS encoding class I SAM-dependent methyltransferase; its protein translation is MGTTGYIMEHQDEALRLDIKTGGEAIARQAGWAGIRPGMRVADVGCGSGKTTAFLHSLIQPGGEAVGIDASESRIRHATEHYGTEGLSFVQRDFYHPLDGLGGFDFIWVRFVLEYHRAKSVEIVRNLSELLNPGGILCLIDLDHNCLNHYGLSPRLEDAIQGVMAELETRHDFDPHIGRKLYSFLYDMQFTDISVHMDHHHLIYGPLTDMDGYNWTKKLEVAARNSGYPFAEYEGGFEEFLEEFKVFFADPRRFTYTPLIACRGCKPLS
- the hrcA gene encoding heat-inducible transcriptional repressor HrcA, with translation MDVKLSPRSRQILEAIVEDYIATAEPVGSSAVARRHAMTLSPATVRNVMANLEELGLLTSPHTSAGRIPTEKAYRFYVDSLVALRKVTREEKKQIIHSCRRSGAGLTEILKETSRALSSLSNYMGIVVAPSITSDVFRYIEFIHLGPRRVLAILVSRNGSVQNRLVETDEEISPDDLVKMGNYLNELMQGLTISQARERILEEMKKEKTQYDHLLSQALRISKQAVSVERDEIFLEGQARILDQPEFSDVTRMRDIFRAFEEKGRLLQLLGRCMSAEGVRIFIGSEAPLSQTAGVSLITSRFVTSSNAVGMLGIIGPTRMGYSSVIPIVDYTARLLSRFLNND
- a CDS encoding OmpP1/FadL family transporter; protein product: MDSMGRRVVVAALLCAATVTGGVHPALGSGFGIFTQGASALGQADAVVAHGDGPSALFFNPAQINGLAGTQLEFGTTLIFPHREYKDSSGDVSHTKDSVFYPSSFYLTHAFNDSISAGLAVFNPFGLGTDWGGDWPGRYIATTSKITTYNINPVVSWRIAPFLSIAAGLDIVQLDATFKNKIFTPSGDVKQKFTGDGTGLGYNLGLFIDAGKGITIGASYRSEVKIDIDGKDEFSPAVYPDMDGKTSLKLPQQVLAGVAWQASDRLVVETGMRWEDWRSFKQLRISLDQPGGGSTVATYPRNWHSTFAVNAGGKYRFNDSLSIMAGYLYGWNPVPDSTFEPAIPDSDSHLFCLGGELRRGSMTLSLGYGYQLQKGRSKSTNQYGSVANGDYDSDLHLLALSLGYRF